One stretch of Brachyhypopomus gauderio isolate BG-103 chromosome 10, BGAUD_0.2, whole genome shotgun sequence DNA includes these proteins:
- the LOC143526146 gene encoding trace amine-associated receptor 6-like — protein MIFTDYQHNMTVQYCFPDNNSSCKKEVRTETGNIILLVFLSCICVCNVFLNLLVIISISQFKQLHTPTNLLILSLAVADLIVGLVVMPVNIMQLRDSCWYLGKITCTVVLVFSFVSVSASVCNMVFIAIDRYIAISDPLLYSTKITVCKMSLLIILGWSCSLLYVLIYFYFNNHLLQSQIMSRCHGECILIIKSSLATVDLVISFLCPSSVILVLYSIIFILARRQAKAVRSVLNATSNKHRAKVSKSSNLKAAKTLGIVVGVYLSFWIPVSLCYLSVENITSMSLVWTVLAWLLFINSSFNPLIYAIFYPWFRASAKYIVTCRLCNFSSSTFNLFPEHI, from the coding sequence ATGATTTTTACAGACTATCAGCACAACATGACAGTTCAGTACTGCTTTCCTGACAACAACTCATCATGCAAAAAGGAGGTCAGAACAGAAACTGGGAATATAATCTTGCTTGTTTTTCTGtcctgtatctgtgtatgcaatgtgtttttgaacctgctGGTGATCATCTCCATCTCTCAATTCAAGCAGCTCCACACTCCAACCAACCTGCTCATCCTCTCTCTGGCTGTGGCTGATCTTATTGTGGGACTTGTTGTTATGCCTGTGAATATAATGCAACTAAGGGACAGCTGTTGGTATCTTGGTAAAATTACATGCACAGTTGTTCTAGTATTCAGTTTTGTCTCAGTGTCAGCATCTGTGTGTAATATGGTTTTCATTGCAATTGATCGGTATATTGCTATCAGTGATCCTCTGCTGTATTCCACTAAAATCACTGTTTGTAAAATGTCTTTATTAATAATTCTAGGCTGGTCTTGTTCTCTGTTGTATGTTCTCATCTATTTCTACTTTAACAATCATCTCCTTCAGTCTCAGATCATGAGCAGATGTCATGGAGAGTGCATTTTAATCATAAAATCGTCCCTGGCAACTGTCGATCTAGTGATTTCATTTCTGTGCCCAAGTTCAGTTATACTTGTCTTGTACTCAATCATATTTATTTTGGCAAGACGTCAAGCTAAAGCTGTGAGATCTGTGTTGAATGCTACATCAAACAAACACAGAGCCAAAGTTTCTAAGTCTTCAAATCTTAAAGCAGCAAAAACACTGGGCATTGTTGTTGGTGTTTATCTCTCTTTCTGGATACCTGTTAGTCTATGTTATTTATCAGTTGAAAATATCACGTCTATGTCATTAGTGTGGACTGTTCTTGCCTGGCTTTTATTCATCAATTCTTCTTTCAATCCCCTAATTTATGCTATATTTTATCCATGGTTTAGAGCATCAGCTAAGTACATTGTGACTTGTCGACTTTGTAATTTCTCATCCTCAACATTTAATTTGTTTCCAGAGCATATTTAA
- the LOC143526145 gene encoding trace amine-associated receptor 6-like, which translates to MCQDPVSGKCGQSAKELIRRGEGSLDEEGWYVPQSRTASWRSFSAASRSWCTRACRSRDAQIGSSSSCAKLVGLHTVLYCFPEDNSSCIKEVRTGTGNIFLFTLLSFISVCTVFLNLLVIISISHFKQLHTPTNLLILSLAVADLIVGLVVMPVNIMQLKDSCWYLGKMSCTVVLVFTFVSVSASMCNMVFIAGDRYIAVSDPLLYSTKVTVCKMSLLIILGWSCSLFYILMYMYFNNHLLQYQIMSRCHGECILIIKSSWATVDLVISFLCPSSVILVLYSIIFILARRQAKAFQKLKMTNDGLL; encoded by the exons ATGTGCCAGGATCCTGTGTCTGGCAAGTGTGGGCAG AGCGCAAAGGAGCTCAtccgcaggggtgagggctccctggaTGAAGAGGGGTGGTATGTTCCCCAAAgccgcaccgcctcctggcggagcttcTCCGCCGCCTCGAGGTCGTGGTGCACCCGCGCCTgtcgcagcagggacgcacagaTCGGGTCCAGCTCGAGCTGCGCCAAA ttggttgggctgcataCAGTTCTA TACTGCTTTCCCGAGGACAACTCATCATGTATAAAGGAGGTCAGAACAGGAACTGGGAATATATTCTTATTCACTCTCCTATCATTTAtctctgtgtgtactgtgtttttgaacctgctggtgatcatctccatctctcacttcaAGCAGCTCCACACTCCAACCAACCTGCTCATCCTCTCTTTGGCTGTAGCTGATCTTATTGTGGGACTTGTTGTTATGCCTGTGAATATAATGCAACTAAAGGACAGCTGTTGGTATCTTGGTAAAATGTCATGCACAGTTGTTCTAGTTTTCACTTTTGTCTCAGTGTCAGCATCTATGTGTAATATGGTTTTCATTGCAGGTGATCGGTACATTGCTGTCAGTGACCCTCTGTTGTATTCCACTAAAGTCACAGTTTGTAAAATGTCTTTATTAATAATTCTAGGCTGGTCTTGTTCTCTGTTCTATATCCTCATGTATATGTACTTTAACAATCATCTCCTTCAGTATCAGATTATGAGCAGATGCCATGGAGAGTGCATTTTAATCATAAAATCATCCTGGGCAACTGTTGATCTAGTGATTTCATTTCTGTGCCCAAGTTCAGTTATACTTGTCTTGTATTCAATCATATTTATTTTGGCAAGACGTCAAGCTAAAGCT TTTCAAAAGCTGAAGATGACTAATGATGGGTTGCTGTAG